AGAAAACGACGCTGATCTTGTCATCTCGGATGTTCGAATGCCTGGTACCGACGGGTTTGAGTTTTGTCGACTAGCGCGAACATTTTGGGGAAACGAATTCGTGCCGATTATTCTGCTGACTGGAAATGAAGCTGAGTTTGAAATGGTAAAGGGACTTGATTCAGGTGCTGATGACTTCATTATTAAGCCGCCCCATCCGCCAGAGTTATTTGCAAAAATTCGAGCGCTGCTCCGCCTAAGATCTCTTCAGCTAAAAAACAAAGAACAGGCCGAACTTCTTTCTAAATGGAACCGAGATCTAGAAGGGCGAGTTCAAAACCAGGTCGACGAGCTCCAGCGTTTGGAAAGATTTAAACGCTACTTCTCTCCACAAGTAGCCGAACTGATCGTGGGCGACGATTTTGAAGCACGAATCGGAACTCATCGGCGAGAAATCACATCTCTGTTTATTGATCTTCGCGGCTTTACTGCATTTGCGGAAACCGCGTCGCCCGATGAAGTTATGCGAGTCCTCAACGAATATTATGCGGTCGTCGGTGGAATAGCGATGTCTCACCATGCATCAGTGGGAAGCCTGACGGGCGACGGAATGATGTTTTTCTTTAATGATCCGGTTGAGATTCCCAATCATCGACTCGAGGCGGTACGCGTAGCTGTTGAAATTCGAGGTAAGGTCCGCGAGCTAACGACAAAATGGAAAGCTCTCGGCTATCGGTTGGGCTTCGGGATTGGCCTGGCAGAGGGACCGGCCACTATCGGTGGTCTAGGTTTCAATGCTTTCTGGACCTACACAGTCGTGGGATCGACGGTTAATTTAGCTGCGCGGCTATGCGCCGAAGCGCGCGACGGCGAAATTTTAGTTTCCGACCGATTTCGATCGTCCTTGCATGGCTGCGTTCAAGTAGAACCTTGTGGAACTCGATCCTTCAAGGGATTTTCAGACGGCATAGTGGTTTTCAATATCATAGAGGTCATCACCCGTCCCAACGCCGCATAAAAAAAATACTCGAACTGTTAACCGAATCGACACTCCCCAACGTCTACCTAGCGGGCTATTGGGGGGAAACAACTGTGGATCTAAATAGAATCGGGACTGCTGCGCTACTGGCTTTTTATTTTTTGCTCTCGGCTTGCTCGCCATTTGATTCGAACGTCGAGAAGATGGACCTTTCATCGGATCACGCAAATGGTCGCGCCGCTGATTATATTGTTGTTTTGGATGAGCCAGCATTTCCGAGTGCAGTGAACGCGAACAGCATAAAAATGAGAACGGATGAAGAGTCGGTGGTTACTGTGATGGGTGCAATAGCAATGACCCACGATTTAGAATCACCTTCTGTCGTCTTCAGTCGCGTCTTGCGCGGTGGCGTGTACCGCATGACGCTTGGTCAAGCAGAGCAAATGCGAAAGGACTCGCGCGTTAAGTACGTTGAACTTGATCGTCGCATGTCGATCTCCGCGACCCAGGCGCAGGCCCCATGGGGGCTTGACCGAATTGATCAAGAGAATTTGCCGCTTGATCGAAGTTATCGTTCGCCCGATGGCGGCGCGAGTGTGAACGCCTATGTCATTGATACGGGAATTAACATTGGGAACACCGACTTTCTGGGACGCGCGGTACACGGCTTTGATTTCGTCGATAACGATGCGGATGCATCCGACTGCAACGGTCATGGAACCCATGTCGCGGGCAGCATTGGCGCTGCGACCTATGGAGTCGCCAAGTCAGCAAAACTTATTGGTGTGCGAGTTCTCGATTGCCAAGGGTCCGGATCTATTTCGGGCGTGATCGCCGGCATCGAGTGGGTAACCGTCAATCACACGAAACCTGCGGTAGCGAACATGAGTCTTGGCGGCGGGGCCTCGCAAGCAATCGACGACGCCGTTCGCGCATCTATCGAAGCGGGCGTGACCTATGTCGTTGCAGCCGGAAATGAAAATCGCGATGCTTGTCTTGGTTCGCCTGCGCGCGTCCCCGGCGCAATAACAGTTGGAAGTACGACAAAACAAGATGCCCGTTCTTCTTTTTCAAACTTTGGAACTTGCGTGGATATTTTTGCGCCAGGCTCCGACATATTGTCGACATGGCACACTTCCGCAACGGCAACGCAAACGATCAGCGGCACATCGATGGCGGCGCCCCATGTTGCAGGTGCGGTGGCACTCTTTTTAGCTGCAAACCCTTTGGCCGCACCAGCACAGGTTGCTGGCCGGTTGTTAACTGAATCACGAAGTGGGAAAATTTCGAATGCCGGCGTTGGTTCCCCCAATCGTCTATTGTCGACAAGTTTCCTCTTTGGCTCACCGCCGCCTGTTGATCCGGGCGAGGGAGAAGAACCCGGAGTCGTGGAACTTCAAAGCGGAATTACGGTCACGGGGCTGAGTAGTAAAAAAGGGGAGGAGAAGGTTTTTATCATCCGAGTGCCCGCTGGAACAACGGCACTACAAATTCAAGTCAGTGGTGGTAGTGGTGACATGGATCTCTACACCAAGACTGGATCAAAACCCACATCAACCGATTACGATTGTCGTCCGTATTCCAACGGCAATTCTGAAATGTGCGGTTACTCCGCGGCACA
The window above is part of the Deltaproteobacteria bacterium genome. Proteins encoded here:
- a CDS encoding response regulator, with translation MSSILSQHFNEFLDSKILVVDDDLDVGATICDLMQMNGYKVSYAASATAALDYLKENDADLVISDVRMPGTDGFEFCRLARTFWGNEFVPIILLTGNEAEFEMVKGLDSGADDFIIKPPHPPELFAKIRALLRLRSLQLKNKEQAELLSKWNRDLEGRVQNQVDELQRLERFKRYFSPQVAELIVGDDFEARIGTHRREITSLFIDLRGFTAFAETASPDEVMRVLNEYYAVVGGIAMSHHASVGSLTGDGMMFFFNDPVEIPNHRLEAVRVAVEIRGKVRELTTKWKALGYRLGFGIGLAEGPATIGGLGFNAFWTYTVVGSTVNLAARLCAEARDGEILVSDRFRSSLHGCVQVEPCGTRSFKGFSDGIVVFNIIEVITRPNAA
- a CDS encoding S8 family peptidase; amino-acid sequence: MDLNRIGTAALLAFYFLLSACSPFDSNVEKMDLSSDHANGRAADYIVVLDEPAFPSAVNANSIKMRTDEESVVTVMGAIAMTHDLESPSVVFSRVLRGGVYRMTLGQAEQMRKDSRVKYVELDRRMSISATQAQAPWGLDRIDQENLPLDRSYRSPDGGASVNAYVIDTGINIGNTDFLGRAVHGFDFVDNDADASDCNGHGTHVAGSIGAATYGVAKSAKLIGVRVLDCQGSGSISGVIAGIEWVTVNHTKPAVANMSLGGGASQAIDDAVRASIEAGVTYVVAAGNENRDACLGSPARVPGAITVGSTTKQDARSSFSNFGTCVDIFAPGSDILSTWHTSATATQTISGTSMAAPHVAGAVALFLAANPLAAPAQVAGRLLTESRSGKISNAGVGSPNRLLSTSFLFGSPPPVDPGEGEEPGVVELQSGITVTGLSSKKGEEKVFIIRVPAGTTALQIQVSGGSGDMDLYTKTGSKPTSTDYDCRPYSNGNSEMCGYSAAQIPVAGGKIYVRIYGYSDFSGVQVQAILKNGATSAPCFNCELKTETLLASGARSEPWGEFSSSGKVSLWLEGPAGTDFDLYLFKRNGTQWTQVASSAKSASQEAIAYDGTTGTFKVEVRSYNGTGPFKVWNQ